The Rahnella aquatilis CIP 78.65 = ATCC 33071 genomic sequence AAACTGGGTGCCAGCGAAATCCTCTCCCGCGATGATTTTGCCGAAACCCGTCCGCTGGAAAAACAAGTCTGGGCCGGTGCGGTGGATACCGTCGGCGACAAGGTGCTGGCAAAACTGCTGGCGCAAACCAATTACGGCGGCTGCGTGGCAGCCTGCGGTCTGGCGGGGGGCTTCAACCTGCCGACCACGGTGATGCCGTTTATTCTGCGCAATGTGCGTTTGCAGGGGGTGGATTCAGTGTCGGTTCCCGCTGAACGCCGCGCGGCGGTGTGGGAACGTTTACTGAATACGCTGCCGGAAGATTTTTATCAGCAGGCTGCGACAGAAATTACGCTGGAACAGGTTCCGGCTGTCGCAGCCGATTTCCTGAACAATAAAATTCAGGGCAGAACGCTGGTTAAAATCGGCGGCTGACCGTTGTTGCCCGGTATTTCCGTGATACCGGGTGCTTTCCCTTCAATTTTCTTCCCGCTCTAAAGAATTCCCCCTGTCCGGCCGATAAACAGAGTGTCCCTCTGAGAAAAAAGAGAATGGAATTCCTTATTTTCCGAATGACGTACAGCGCAAACATAGTCAAAAACGAATAACAACAGGCATGGGGAAAGTATGGATAATTTTCAGAAAGAAATTGATGAGAGAACCAATCTCACTTCATCAAACCGGTTTGAGCTTTTGCTGTTCCGTCTGGGGACGTCGCCGGATGACGAGCAATCTGAACTTTTTGGTATCAACGTTTTTAAATTGCGCGAAATCGTGCCGATGCCAACGCTGACCAAAGCCGCTGGCATGACCTCGCCGATGATGGGCATGGCGAACATCCGTGGCGAAATTATTCCGGTTATCGATCTGCCTGCCGTGGTGGGTTGCGTGCCAAAAACCGGCCTGAACATTCTGCTGGTCACCGAATATGCGCGCAGTACTCAGGCGTTTGCGGTGGAATCCGTTGACGACATCGTGCGTCTCGAATGGAGTCAGGTGCTGGCCGCCGAAGCCGGTGTGAAGAGCCGCAACATCACCAGTATTGCGCGTCTGGACAGCGATAAGTCCAGCAATCGTCTGGCGCTGGTGCTGGACGTCGAACAAATCCTCCATGACATTATTCCGAACAGCAATATTGACATGGATAAGAAGAAAACCAGCGCATTTAAACTCAAGCCGGGCACGGTGGCGATTGTCGCCGAAGACTCGAAAGTCGCCCGTCAGATGCTGGAGAAGGGCCTGAACATGATGGAAATTCCGGCGCAGATGCATGTCACCGGTCTGGAAGCCTGGAATAAAATCCGCAAAATGGCCGAAGAATGCAAAGCCCAGGGGCTGCCCATTTCCGATAAAATCTCTTTCGTATTAACCGATCTGGAAATGCCGGAAATGGACGGCTTTACGCTCACGCTCAATATCAAGCGTGATGAATTCCTGAAAAATATCCCGGTCATTATCCACTCCTCTTTATCCGGCAGCGCCAACGAAGATCACGTGCGTAAGGTGGGTGCCGACGGTTACGTGGCCAAGTTCGAAATCAACGAACTGGAAGCGGCTATTCATAAAGCGCTGGATGCGAAGAATATTGCCCATGTGTAATCTTATGAAACCCTGATATAAAAAGCCCGCTCCCTTGTGCGGGCTTTTTATTATCAGCGGCAGACAGAACAACGTACAGGAAAATAGTGCCTGCCATCCCCTGCAAAAAAGCATTTCCCCCGTCAGCCGGTGCCTCCGGCAAGTTCCCGCCTGTTAAGTGCCGCCTCGCATCTACGATTTCGATAGTGATATCGAAATTATCCATTAGAGCAAAGATAGCAATTGTTCTATTAATAACGTTAGCAGCGTGTTTAAGGTTTGCCATCGTAACGGGAAAGTTTATTTCCATGAAGCTGAAAAAGAATAGGGAGTATTAAATGTTTATCCGGCCACTTAAATTAACTCAGCACGTCGATGTGCAGGGTTCAGAAAAAGCGCCTGCGTTGGTACTTCTGCATTCTTTGGGAACGGATTTGCACTTGTGGGATTTGCAAATGCCGCGTCTGACCGAACGTTATCGCGTTATTCGTCTGGATATCCGCGGGCATGGATTAAGCGCCGTCGATTCGCTGCGATTCTCCATGTCAGA encodes the following:
- a CDS encoding chemotaxis protein → MDNFQKEIDERTNLTSSNRFELLLFRLGTSPDDEQSELFGINVFKLREIVPMPTLTKAAGMTSPMMGMANIRGEIIPVIDLPAVVGCVPKTGLNILLVTEYARSTQAFAVESVDDIVRLEWSQVLAAEAGVKSRNITSIARLDSDKSSNRLALVLDVEQILHDIIPNSNIDMDKKKTSAFKLKPGTVAIVAEDSKVARQMLEKGLNMMEIPAQMHVTGLEAWNKIRKMAEECKAQGLPISDKISFVLTDLEMPEMDGFTLTLNIKRDEFLKNIPVIIHSSLSGSANEDHVRKVGADGYVAKFEINELEAAIHKALDAKNIAHV